ACTGGAACCAGCCGCCTGCACGTTTCTTTGCCGGCGACAACGAAAGCCATCAGGGAGCAGCAATTGACTCCATCGTGTCTTCGGGCTGTATCATTGGCGGCGGTACGGTAGTCAAGAGCATCCTCTCCCCCGGCGTTTCTATCCAGAAGGACGCCCTGGTCGAAGAATCTATCCTTTTCCCGAACGTGACGATTGGACCGGGTGCCAAGGTGCGCCGCGCCATCATCGAAAAGGGCCTGCATATTCCGGCAGGCTTCCAGATTGGCTACGACCTGGAACGCGACAAGAAGCTCTTCCACGTGACCGAATCCGGCATCGTGGTGCTTGCAAAGGATACCATTATAAAAGCTTAACAAGGCGAGTGCAGCGTCAGACCGCTTGCGGGCTGACATTGCCGAGCCGCTAAGGCTTGCGCTCGAAGCGTGCAACGCGTAGAGGGCGAGCGTCGCATATTCTTTCAAAAACGCATTAGAAAAGTCCCAGTCGAATGACTGGGACTTCTTCATTAAAGGATTTTAGGATCGATTACTGCTGACCAAGAAGGCCACCAAGATCGAGACCACCTTCTCCGTTACCGCCGAAGAGGTCGCTCAAATCAGAAGCATCGCCACCGCACATCATCGGGGCCATCATTTTAACCATTGCGAAAGCCATGCCAGTCGGATCTTCAACCTTCGAGGTAACGACGTTGCCTTCGCAAGTCACGGTCGCTTGCTGTTCTTCAGCCTTGGCCTGTGCTTCAGCGCAAGTTTGTTCAAGCGTAGCAGCATCAACACCTTCGCCAACCGTGGTTTCAGTGATAAAGACGCCACCTTCCACAAACATTCTCGTTACAGAAGACACACCGTCAACAACAGTCGTCATCACGATTACGTTTTCATCGGAATTATCGAGTTCGCAAGATTCAACATGATTTGCAGCGGAATCCAGGAGGTCCTTCGGATTCAAAGCGCTAGAAGAGGTGGGATCTTCAGCGTTAGATTCGCTAGATTCCGGATCTTCGCCACTTGCTTCGCTAGAAGTCGGATCTTCCGAACCAGCTTCGCTAGATGCAGGTTCTTCTCCCTTAGATTCGCTGGAAGCCGGATCTTCAGCGTTAGATTCGCTAGAAGCGACAGTTTCGCTGGAACCGACGGATTCGCTGGAAGCCGGGGTTTCGTCGTCGGTGGATGCCGATGTGGAAGATTCGTTACAAGCTACCAAGCCGAAGGTTGCGGCAACGGTCAGCGCCATAGCGAGTTTTTTGATATTCATTTAGAACTCCTTTTCTAATAGTTACGCAAAATATACTTTTATGTCACTTTATTTTCAATAGTTTCTCTAAAAAAAGCATCTTTTTTACCACAAATGTGTTTTTTTGCACATATGGCTTTTTATATTTACATTATCATGAAACTTTTAGCTACCCCCCCCGATTTAAATAAAATTGCGCGCCCGAACTGGATTGAAATCAACTTAGACGCCCTCTGCAACAACATTCAATTTATCAGGAGCCAGATTCCGGCCAACACAAAGATTCTCCTACCCGTAAAGGCGGATTCTTACGGCCACGGAAGCCTCGCCTGCTCCTTTGCAGCCAAATTCGGTGGAGCCGACTACCTGGGTGTAGCCCATATTAGCGAAGGAATGCTGCTCCGTCAATACGGTATGGACCTGCCGATTTTGGTACTTGGCCCCTGTACCCCTGCCGATTTTGCCTATTTCGTCGAATTTCAGCTGACGGCAGCCATCACCGACATTCGTACGGCAATGAGCTTCGACCAGTTCCTGCGAGACACGGGAACCACCTGCAAGGCCCACCTCGCCATTGACACAGGCATGAACCGTTACGGTTTCGACGCCGAGGACTTCAACAACATCCGTGCAGCCCTCAGCCTAAAAAATCTCAAGTTCGAAGGAATGTTCACGCATCTCGCCACCGCCGACATGCCGGGGAACCCCAAGACCCAGATTCAGATTCAACGTTTTGCAAGACTTGTCGACGTACTCGAAGCCGAAGGTCTCCGCCCCGAAATCTGCCATTGCAGCAGCTCGGCAGGCACCCTCTTGCACCCCGAAAGTCATTTTGACATGGTTCGTCCGGGCCTCGCCCTTTACGGGTACAATTGCATGGGAGCGACCCCTTCCCCATGGCCGATCAAGCCCGTCATGAGAATCAAGGCCACGATTCGCCACATCCACGACGTGAAGCCCGGCGAAACCGTAAGCTACGGCGGCTACTGGATGGCACAACAGCCCACACGAATCGCAACGGTCGCTATCGGTTATGGTGACGGTTACCTGCGCGGCGGCTACAACAAGGGATTTCTGTTCATTCGCGGACAGCTCTGCCCGATTCTTGGACGCGTCTGCATGGACGCCACCATGGTCGACGTAAGCCACATTCCGGATGTGCAAGTTGGCGAAACCGTCGACGTGATCAACGGTGAACTGGACCATCGAATTTCTATGGAAAGCGTCGCCGACGACCACCACACCATTCCCTACGAATTTACAAGCCGCGTGGCACGCCGCCTGTACCGCAAGTACTACTGGAAAAACAGGCTCGTCCGCTGGGATTACCTGCGTCAGGAATTCGGCGTCAAGGACTACAAGGAATACCCGCTGCGATAGCCAAAACCTATATAATCAAGAAAGGCTCCCTAAAGGGAGCCTTTTGGAGTTCTCATACCTCTTTGGGCGCTTTCGTATTAGAGGAAATCAGGGTCAATCGTCGGTTCGTAACCAGGCTGAACGAAATCTTCCGGAGCAATGCCGCGCTTACGCGCGGCTTTTTCTTGCTTGATAAGTTTGCGTTCCGCAGCCTTCGCCTTACGGTTCGCAGCGCGCGCGGCGCGTTCGGCAAAGCGCTGGGCGCGCGTCTTGCGTTCCTTGTAAGGAGCAACTTCTTCCGGGAAAAGCGCCAGAGGTTCTTCGTCGATGAGTTCTTCTTCCTCCTCTTC
This window of the uncultured Fibrobacter sp. genome carries:
- the alr gene encoding alanine racemase, whose amino-acid sequence is MKLLATPPDLNKIARPNWIEINLDALCNNIQFIRSQIPANTKILLPVKADSYGHGSLACSFAAKFGGADYLGVAHISEGMLLRQYGMDLPILVLGPCTPADFAYFVEFQLTAAITDIRTAMSFDQFLRDTGTTCKAHLAIDTGMNRYGFDAEDFNNIRAALSLKNLKFEGMFTHLATADMPGNPKTQIQIQRFARLVDVLEAEGLRPEICHCSSSAGTLLHPESHFDMVRPGLALYGYNCMGATPSPWPIKPVMRIKATIRHIHDVKPGETVSYGGYWMAQQPTRIATVAIGYGDGYLRGGYNKGFLFIRGQLCPILGRVCMDATMVDVSHIPDVQVGETVDVINGELDHRISMESVADDHHTIPYEFTSRVARRLYRKYYWKNRLVRWDYLRQEFGVKDYKEYPLR